In the genome of Kitasatospora cineracea, one region contains:
- a CDS encoding MarR family winged helix-turn-helix transcriptional regulator → MAIPESGPFPQSPSMAGEIQAFQTATRDLIGVALRSLEAAGDGVSLPQVRMLLALDDLGCVPSSVVAKELGLGASSVTRLADRLVRSGHVVRGADPHHRSVVTLELSSDGRALIGRVLRWREQELARILARLDPALRAATAEGLAVLHQVVGEDYAADLHGPVPL, encoded by the coding sequence ATGGCGATACCGGAGAGCGGCCCGTTTCCGCAGTCCCCGTCGATGGCGGGGGAGATCCAGGCGTTCCAGACGGCCACCCGGGACCTGATCGGGGTGGCGTTGCGGAGTCTGGAGGCGGCGGGCGACGGTGTCTCGCTGCCGCAGGTGCGGATGCTGCTCGCGCTCGACGATCTCGGGTGCGTGCCGTCTTCGGTGGTGGCGAAGGAGCTGGGTCTCGGGGCCTCGTCGGTCACCCGGCTCGCGGACCGGCTGGTCAGGTCGGGGCACGTGGTGCGCGGGGCGGACCCGCATCACCGGAGTGTCGTGACCCTGGAGCTGAGTTCGGACGGGCGGGCGCTGATCGGGCGGGTGCTGCGCTGGCGGGAGCAGGAGTTGGCGCGGATCCTCGCCCGGCTCGACCCCGCGCTGCGGGCGGCCACCGCGGAGGGGCTGGCCGTCCTCCACCAGGTCGTCGGCGAGGACTACGCGGCCGACCTGCACGGGCCCGTACCGCTGTAA
- a CDS encoding chloride channel protein, whose translation MRTTHASTHARLGDFTARPRMLVVTGLAAVVGGAGAVAALALLRLIGLVTNLVFYQRFSTSLVAPGAQHHPWWLVLGAPVAGGLVVGLMARYGSEKIRGHGMPEAIEAILTGGSRVQPKVALLKPSSAAVSIGTGGPFGAEGPIIMTGGAIGSLLAQLLHLTANERKTLLVSGAAAGMAATFNSPLAAILLAVELLLFEWRPRSFVPVAAAVAVATVCRGPLLGTAPVFPVDASGLHLTPAVDLLAVVVGLTGGALAVAATWLVYRAEDAFARLPVHWMWWPALGGLVIGLGGLVEPRALGVGYDVIDQLLTGRAGLGLILGVLTVKTAIWALSLGSGTSGGVLAPVFMIGGALGAWEGMLFPRAIPGFWAILGLAAVVGGVMRSPLTGVVFTLELTHAWPAMLPLVIASTAAYALSALVLKRSVLTEKIARRGLHLTREYSTDPLETFFVREVMQPVEHGRLLAAHETATHTRIGALRGSAGALHPVVDAEGALVGVTTRRRLADATAAAAADAEPPVVHAATVECRLAVHPDQTLRQIAHLFAETGLTSAPVVDPATRRPAGVITLRHLLSARLHDLTEEHHRERVLPRRAVAG comes from the coding sequence ATGCGGACCACGCACGCCTCCACCCATGCCCGACTCGGTGACTTCACCGCCCGTCCCCGGATGCTGGTCGTCACCGGCCTGGCCGCCGTGGTCGGCGGGGCCGGCGCGGTGGCCGCGCTGGCGCTGCTGCGCCTGATCGGGCTGGTCACCAACCTGGTGTTCTACCAGCGGTTCAGTACGTCGCTGGTCGCGCCGGGGGCCCAGCACCACCCGTGGTGGCTGGTGCTGGGCGCGCCCGTCGCGGGCGGGCTGGTGGTGGGGCTGATGGCCAGGTACGGCTCGGAGAAGATCCGCGGGCACGGCATGCCCGAGGCGATCGAGGCGATACTCACCGGCGGCAGCCGGGTCCAGCCGAAGGTGGCGCTGCTCAAGCCCTCCTCGGCGGCGGTCAGCATCGGCACCGGCGGACCGTTCGGGGCCGAGGGGCCGATCATCATGACCGGCGGGGCGATCGGCTCGCTGCTCGCGCAGTTGCTGCACCTGACCGCGAACGAGCGCAAGACGCTGCTGGTGTCGGGCGCGGCCGCGGGCATGGCCGCGACCTTCAACTCGCCGCTCGCCGCGATCCTGCTCGCCGTCGAACTGCTGCTCTTCGAGTGGCGTCCGCGCAGCTTCGTGCCGGTGGCGGCCGCGGTGGCGGTGGCCACCGTGTGCCGGGGGCCGCTGCTGGGGACCGCGCCGGTCTTCCCGGTCGACGCCTCCGGGCTGCACCTCACCCCGGCCGTGGACCTCCTGGCCGTCGTGGTCGGGCTGACCGGCGGGGCGCTCGCCGTCGCGGCGACCTGGCTGGTCTACCGGGCCGAGGACGCCTTCGCCCGGCTGCCCGTGCACTGGATGTGGTGGCCCGCGCTCGGCGGGCTGGTGATCGGGCTCGGTGGCCTGGTCGAGCCCCGGGCGCTCGGTGTCGGCTACGACGTGATCGACCAGCTCCTCACCGGTCGGGCCGGCCTGGGGCTGATCCTCGGCGTCCTGACCGTCAAGACGGCGATCTGGGCGCTGTCGCTGGGCTCCGGCACCTCCGGCGGGGTGCTCGCCCCGGTCTTCATGATCGGCGGGGCGCTCGGGGCCTGGGAGGGCATGCTCTTCCCCCGGGCGATCCCCGGGTTCTGGGCGATCCTCGGCCTCGCCGCGGTGGTCGGCGGCGTCATGCGCTCCCCGCTGACGGGCGTGGTGTTCACCCTCGAACTCACCCACGCCTGGCCGGCCATGCTCCCGCTGGTGATCGCCTCGACCGCCGCGTACGCGCTGTCCGCGCTGGTCCTCAAGCGGTCGGTGCTGACCGAGAAGATCGCCCGCCGCGGCCTGCACCTCACCCGCGAGTACTCCACCGACCCGCTGGAGACGTTCTTCGTCCGCGAGGTGATGCAGCCCGTCGAGCACGGCCGGCTGCTGGCCGCGCACGAGACGGCGACGCACACCCGGATCGGCGCGCTGCGCGGGTCGGCCGGCGCGCTGCACCCCGTCGTCGACGCCGAGGGGGCGCTGGTCGGCGTCACCACCCGCCGGCGCCTGGCCGACGCGACGGCCGCGGCCGCCGCGGACGCCGAGCCGCCCGTCGTGCACGCGGCCACCGTGGAGTGCCGGCTGGCCGTCCACCCCGACCAGACGCTGCGCCAGATCGCCCACCTCTTCGCCGAGACCGGCCTGACCAGTGCCCCGGTCGTCGACCCGGCCACCCGTCGGCCCGCGGGCGTCATCACGCTGCGCCACCTGCTGTCGGCCCGCCTGCACGACCTCACCGAGGAGCACCACCGCGAGCGCGTGCTGCCCCGCCGGGCGGTGGCCGGCTGA
- a CDS encoding acyl-CoA thioesterase: protein MGTPVDQLVDLLDLERIELNIFRGRSPEESLQRTFGGQVAGQALVAAGRTVDEDRPVHSLHSYFLRPGVPGVPIVYQVERTRDGRSFTTRRVLAIQGGRTIFALTADFHKPEPGGIEHQFLMPDVPAPESLPSALDEVGARLGELPPFISRRQPFDIRYVDRLKWTREELDGVEARSGVWLRTNGALPDDPLIHVCALTYASDMTLLDAVRAPVEPLWGERNFDMASLDHAMWFHRPFRADDWLLYRQESPIAHAARGLARGEIYDREGRLVVSVMQEGLFRPLARPATGPDGA, encoded by the coding sequence ATGGGAACCCCCGTCGACCAGCTCGTCGACCTGCTGGACCTGGAGCGGATCGAGCTGAACATCTTCCGCGGCCGCAGCCCGGAGGAGTCGCTGCAACGGACCTTCGGCGGGCAGGTGGCCGGGCAGGCGCTGGTCGCGGCGGGCCGGACGGTCGACGAGGACCGGCCGGTGCACTCGCTGCACTCGTACTTCCTGCGCCCCGGCGTCCCGGGCGTGCCGATCGTCTACCAGGTCGAGCGGACCAGGGACGGGCGCTCGTTCACCACCCGCCGGGTGCTCGCCATCCAGGGCGGGCGGACGATCTTCGCGCTCACCGCGGACTTCCACAAGCCCGAGCCCGGCGGCATCGAGCACCAGTTCCTGATGCCCGACGTCCCCGCCCCGGAGAGCCTGCCGAGCGCGCTGGACGAGGTCGGCGCCCGGCTCGGCGAGCTCCCGCCGTTCATCAGCCGCCGCCAGCCCTTCGACATCCGCTACGTGGACCGGCTGAAGTGGACGCGCGAGGAGCTGGACGGCGTCGAGGCCCGCAGCGGCGTGTGGCTGCGCACCAACGGCGCGCTGCCCGACGACCCGCTGATCCACGTCTGCGCGCTCACCTACGCCAGCGACATGACCCTGCTGGACGCCGTCCGCGCCCCCGTCGAGCCGCTGTGGGGCGAGCGGAACTTCGACATGGCCTCGCTGGACCACGCGATGTGGTTCCACCGCCCGTTCCGGGCCGACGACTGGCTGCTGTACCGGCAGGAGTCGCCGATCGCGCACGCCGCGCGCGGACTGGCCCGCGGCGAGATCTACGACCGCGAGGGGCGGCTGGTGGTCTCGGTGATGCAGGAGGGGCTGTTCCGCCCGCTGGCCCGCCCGGCCACCGGCCCGGACGGGGCCTGA
- the bla gene encoding class A beta-lactamase, with protein MHPRPARRHLLTAAGAAALACALPAPAAAATTRLADSFRQLEREHGARLGVLAHDTGSGATVRYRADEAFPLCSTFKPLAVAALMRAGDDLSARVHYTDADVADSGHAPVTGRTRVLTVAELCAAAIEFSDNTAANLLLRRLGGPTAVTRFCRSLGDPATRLDRWEPALNSAEPDRSTDTTTPHALARTFARLTLGDALARPHRARLTAWLRASTTGTHRLRAGLPPSWALADKTGTGSYGTANDLALAWPPHRPPLVLAVLSTRPTAPAAAPDEPLLARTAALLAAALP; from the coding sequence ATGCACCCGCGCCCCGCCCGCCGCCACCTGCTCACCGCAGCCGGCGCCGCCGCCCTGGCGTGCGCCCTCCCGGCCCCCGCGGCCGCCGCCACCACCCGACTCGCCGACTCCTTCCGGCAGTTGGAGCGCGAGCACGGAGCCAGGCTGGGCGTCCTCGCGCACGACACCGGCAGCGGCGCGACGGTCCGGTACCGCGCGGACGAGGCGTTCCCGCTCTGCTCGACCTTCAAGCCGCTCGCCGTCGCCGCCCTGATGCGCGCCGGGGACGACCTCTCGGCCCGGGTCCACTACACCGACGCGGACGTCGCCGACTCCGGCCACGCCCCCGTCACCGGCCGCACCCGGGTCCTGACCGTCGCCGAACTCTGCGCCGCGGCAATCGAGTTCAGCGACAACACGGCCGCCAACCTGCTGCTGCGCCGACTCGGCGGCCCCACCGCCGTCACCCGCTTCTGCCGCTCCCTCGGCGACCCGGCCACCCGCCTCGACCGCTGGGAGCCCGCCCTCAACTCCGCCGAACCGGACCGCAGCACCGACACCACCACCCCGCACGCCCTGGCCCGCACCTTCGCCCGCCTCACCCTCGGCGACGCCCTCGCCCGCCCGCACCGCGCCCGGCTCACGGCCTGGCTGCGCGCCTCCACCACCGGCACCCACCGCCTGCGCGCCGGCCTGCCGCCCTCCTGGGCTCTCGCCGACAAGACCGGCACCGGCTCCTACGGCACCGCCAACGACCTCGCCCTCGCCTGGCCCCCGCACCGCCCGCCCCTGGTCCTGGCCGTCCTCAGCACCAGGCCCACCGCCCCGGCCGCCGCCCCGGACGAGCCCCTCCTCGCCCGAACGGCCGCCCTCCTGGCCGCCGCCCTCCCCTGA
- a CDS encoding transglycosylase family protein — protein sequence MTFRNETAAATTTPKRNRVRAAVIGGALLAAPVAGLVTANTASAADVSTWDKVAQCESTGNWSINTGNGFYGGLQFTSSTWAAFGGTAYAPQANQATKAQQIAVAEKVLASQGPGAWPVCSVQAGLTKGGAPAQVDTSSSSSSSSSSSSSKSTSSSKSTSNSTSSKSTSSKSDSTASDNSAKASRSESRAQAPKAAAQETPKQTWKNKSAAATTGTNTAASGNSYTVKSGDTLSKIADSLGVDWHALYNNNSGVVGGNPDLIYPGQVLSV from the coding sequence ATGACCTTCCGTAACGAGACCGCCGCTGCCACCACCACCCCCAAGCGCAACCGCGTCCGCGCGGCTGTGATCGGCGGCGCCCTGCTCGCCGCCCCGGTGGCCGGCCTCGTCACGGCCAACACGGCCTCCGCCGCGGACGTGTCCACCTGGGACAAGGTCGCCCAGTGCGAGTCGACCGGCAACTGGTCGATCAACACCGGCAACGGCTTCTACGGCGGCCTGCAGTTCACCTCCTCCACCTGGGCCGCCTTCGGCGGCACCGCCTACGCCCCGCAGGCCAACCAGGCCACCAAGGCGCAGCAGATCGCCGTCGCCGAGAAGGTGCTGGCCTCGCAGGGCCCGGGCGCCTGGCCCGTCTGCTCCGTGCAGGCCGGTCTGACCAAGGGCGGCGCGCCGGCCCAGGTCGACACCTCCTCCTCCAGCAGCTCCTCCTCCTCGAGCAGCTCCTCGAAGTCGACCTCCTCCTCGAAGTCGACCTCGAACTCGACCTCGTCGAAGTCGACCTCGTCGAAGTCGGACAGCACCGCCTCGGACAACTCCGCCAAGGCCTCCCGCTCCGAGTCCCGCGCCCAGGCCCCCAAGGCCGCCGCGCAGGAGACCCCGAAGCAGACCTGGAAGAACAAGTCCGCCGCGGCCACCACCGGCACCAACACCGCCGCCTCCGGCAACAGCTACACCGTGAAGTCCGGCGACACCCTGTCCAAGATCGCGGACAGCCTGGGCGTCGACTGGCACGCCCTGTACAACAACAACTCCGGTGTCGTCGGCGGCAACCCGGACCTGATCTACCCGGGCCAGGTCCTGTCGGTCTGA
- a CDS encoding alpha-ketoglutarate-dependent dioxygenase AlkB family protein yields the protein MRGGGVFVGELFGREREEPAPGVVLLPGWLGAERQRELVAACREWARPPAGMRSVLLPGGGTMSVRTVCLGWHWYPYGYARTVLDGDGAPVKPFPERLGALARRAVAEAYGERVGEVAGAAGFAPDVALVNHYPHGARMGLHQDREERVDAPVVSLSLGDECVFRLGNAEGRGRPWTDLRLRGGDLLVFGGENRYAYHGVVRTLPGTADPELGLTGRLNITVRQSGLA from the coding sequence ATGCGCGGTGGCGGGGTGTTCGTCGGGGAGCTGTTCGGGCGGGAGCGGGAGGAGCCGGCGCCCGGGGTGGTGCTACTGCCGGGCTGGCTGGGGGCGGAGCGGCAGCGGGAGCTGGTGGCGGCCTGCCGGGAGTGGGCGCGGCCGCCGGCCGGGATGCGCTCGGTGCTGCTGCCCGGCGGCGGGACGATGTCGGTGCGGACGGTGTGCCTGGGGTGGCACTGGTACCCGTACGGGTACGCACGGACGGTGCTGGACGGGGACGGGGCGCCGGTGAAGCCGTTCCCGGAACGGCTCGGCGCGCTGGCCCGGCGGGCGGTGGCCGAGGCGTACGGGGAGCGGGTCGGGGAGGTGGCGGGGGCGGCGGGCTTCGCGCCGGACGTCGCGCTGGTGAACCACTACCCGCACGGGGCGCGGATGGGCCTGCACCAGGACCGGGAGGAGCGGGTGGACGCCCCCGTGGTGTCGCTGTCGCTGGGCGACGAGTGCGTGTTCCGGCTGGGCAACGCGGAGGGCCGGGGCCGGCCGTGGACGGACCTGCGGCTGCGCGGGGGCGACCTGCTGGTCTTCGGCGGGGAGAACCGCTACGCGTACCACGGGGTGGTGCGGACGCTGCCGGGCACGGCCGACCCGGAACTGGGCCTGACCGGGCGGCTGAACATCACCGTCCGGCAGTCCGGCCTGGCGTAG
- a CDS encoding DUF4865 family protein: protein MLAKQYEITLPADYDLDVIRRRIKAGAPILDDRPGLGFKAWLLRERGADGSPVNQYAPFYVWRSDGAAAEFLVGGGGFANIVRDFGRPAVQHWPVLAHFSGPARRTDPVPGTAVRRLTAVPTDPDPLALAAHVDREVEQLRELARRPGVHTAVLALEPTRWELLRFTLWSAAPEEQPRQPQQAADGSTAVFRVPHLSAPELSALPEGRAW from the coding sequence GTGCTCGCCAAGCAGTACGAGATCACCCTGCCCGCCGACTACGACCTCGACGTCATCCGCCGCCGGATCAAGGCCGGCGCCCCGATCCTGGACGACCGCCCGGGCCTCGGCTTCAAGGCGTGGCTGCTGCGCGAGCGCGGGGCGGACGGCTCGCCGGTCAACCAGTACGCACCGTTCTACGTGTGGCGCTCGGACGGGGCCGCGGCCGAGTTCCTGGTCGGCGGCGGCGGTTTCGCCAACATCGTCCGGGACTTCGGGCGCCCGGCCGTCCAGCACTGGCCCGTCCTCGCGCACTTCTCCGGCCCGGCCCGCCGCACCGATCCCGTCCCGGGCACCGCCGTCCGCCGGCTGACCGCCGTCCCGACCGACCCGGACCCGCTGGCCCTCGCCGCGCACGTCGACCGCGAGGTGGAGCAGCTCCGCGAACTGGCCCGCCGCCCCGGCGTGCACACCGCCGTGCTGGCCCTCGAACCGACCCGCTGGGAACTGCTCCGCTTCACCCTCTGGAGCGCGGCCCCGGAGGAACAGCCGCGGCAGCCGCAGCAAGCGGCGGACGGCTCGACGGCGGTCTTCCGCGTCCCGCACCTCTCCGCCCCGGAGCTGTCCGCCCTCCCCGAGGGCCGCGCCTGGTAG
- a CDS encoding MBL fold metallo-hydrolase — MVDLPGASLHTTAVLVLGQHRAVLVGAGLRLSDGRRLVREVERSGRRLGAVLVSHHAPEWWLAAEVLRDAFPEARLLAPAPVRARIERDYPAVRAAWAGLGEELPSRLVALEPLEGDAVELEDHRLELRGASLGLPDHHYLWEHRSRTLLGGPLLWQDVHPWLAEVPQAAQREAWIGLLDEMAGLEPLHTVAGHRRLTTPATVPPPDPVAWTGDYLRAFATELGKPVGADGVAAALLHRYPSAALPSAVAPAVRTAREEPAAA; from the coding sequence GTGGTGGATCTTCCCGGGGCCTCGCTGCACACGACCGCGGTGCTGGTGCTCGGGCAGCACCGGGCGGTGCTGGTCGGTGCGGGGCTGCGGCTGTCGGACGGCCGCCGGCTGGTCCGGGAGGTGGAGCGTTCGGGGCGCCGGCTGGGCGCCGTCCTGGTGTCGCACCACGCGCCGGAGTGGTGGCTGGCGGCGGAGGTGCTGCGGGACGCGTTCCCCGAGGCCCGACTGCTGGCTCCGGCCCCGGTGCGAGCCCGGATCGAGCGCGACTACCCGGCCGTCCGCGCCGCGTGGGCGGGTCTCGGGGAGGAACTCCCGTCCCGCCTGGTCGCGTTGGAGCCGCTGGAGGGCGACGCCGTCGAGTTGGAGGACCACCGGCTGGAGCTGCGCGGGGCGTCCCTGGGGCTGCCGGACCACCACTACCTGTGGGAGCACCGGAGCCGGACCCTGCTGGGCGGGCCGCTGCTGTGGCAGGACGTGCACCCGTGGCTGGCCGAGGTCCCGCAGGCCGCCCAGCGCGAGGCGTGGATCGGGCTGCTCGACGAGATGGCCGGGCTGGAGCCCCTGCACACGGTCGCCGGCCACCGCCGCCTGACCACACCGGCCACCGTCCCGCCGCCCGACCCGGTCGCCTGGACCGGCGACTACCTGCGCGCGTTCGCCACCGAGCTGGGCAAGCCGGTCGGCGCGGACGGGGTCGCGGCCGCCCTGCTGCACCGCTACCCGTCGGCGGCGCTGCCGTCCGCCGTCGCCCCGGCCGTCCGGACCGCCCGGGAGGAACCGGCCGCCGCCTGA
- a CDS encoding transglycosylase family protein produces MRIPRSYRRALIVLGLLLPTVVAGVAGPPAAARQSVSDLVWDRLADCESSGDWQADTGNGYYGGLQIWPPTWREAGGLRYADRPDRASRAQQIAVGEEILRRQGWNAWGWCARQIGMLE; encoded by the coding sequence ATGCGGATACCTCGGTCGTACCGGCGGGCGCTGATCGTGCTCGGCCTGCTGCTCCCCACCGTCGTCGCCGGCGTGGCCGGCCCGCCCGCCGCCGCCCGGCAGAGCGTCTCCGACCTGGTCTGGGACCGGCTCGCCGACTGCGAGAGCAGCGGCGACTGGCAGGCCGACACCGGCAACGGCTACTACGGCGGCCTCCAGATCTGGCCGCCCACCTGGCGCGAGGCCGGCGGCCTGCGCTACGCCGACCGCCCCGACCGGGCGAGCCGGGCGCAGCAGATCGCGGTCGGGGAGGAGATCCTGCGCCGCCAGGGCTGGAACGCCTGGGGCTGGTGCGCGCGGCAGATCGGGATGCTGGAGTGA
- a CDS encoding LacI family DNA-binding transcriptional regulator yields MTESETGVGGRPTLESVAERAGVSRATASRVVNGGAGVRAALREKVERAVAELGYVPNLAARTLVTRRNRAIGVVIAEPEARFFSDPFFAQHLRGISRELAAADNQMVLLLAEDERDHERIGRYLAGGHVDGVLLFSLHRSDPTPETVHRLGLPFVIGGRPGWPGAESDRDLVYVDNDNRGGARLAVQHLRSLGRRRIATITGPLDQTSSVDRLDGYRDLLPDGDADLIAVGDFTADGGIRAMTELLARRPDLDAVFAASDVMASGAIRVLRAAGRRVPEDVAVVGFDDVESIAAWTEPPLTTIRQEIEEMGRLMTRLLLRRLNDPGASAPSSVIIPTGLVVRESA; encoded by the coding sequence GTGACCGAGTCCGAAACGGGAGTGGGCGGACGTCCCACCCTGGAGTCGGTGGCCGAGCGGGCCGGGGTGTCCCGGGCCACCGCCTCCCGGGTGGTCAACGGCGGCGCGGGCGTCCGGGCGGCCCTGCGCGAGAAGGTCGAACGGGCCGTCGCCGAACTCGGCTACGTCCCCAACCTGGCCGCCCGCACCCTGGTCACCCGGCGCAACCGGGCGATCGGCGTGGTCATCGCCGAACCCGAGGCCCGGTTCTTCTCCGACCCGTTCTTCGCCCAGCACCTGCGCGGCATCAGCCGCGAACTGGCCGCCGCCGACAACCAGATGGTGCTGCTGCTGGCCGAGGACGAGCGCGACCACGAGCGGATCGGCCGCTACCTGGCCGGCGGCCACGTCGACGGCGTCCTGCTGTTCTCCCTGCACCGCTCCGACCCCACCCCCGAGACCGTCCACCGCCTCGGCCTGCCCTTCGTCATCGGCGGCCGCCCCGGCTGGCCCGGCGCCGAGTCCGACCGCGACCTGGTCTACGTCGACAACGACAACCGCGGCGGCGCCCGGCTCGCCGTCCAGCACCTGCGCTCCCTCGGCCGCAGGCGGATCGCCACCATCACCGGCCCGCTCGACCAGACCTCCTCCGTCGACCGCCTCGACGGCTACCGCGACCTGCTCCCCGACGGCGACGCCGACCTGATCGCGGTCGGCGACTTCACCGCGGACGGCGGCATCCGCGCGATGACCGAACTCCTCGCCCGGCGACCGGACCTGGACGCGGTGTTCGCGGCCTCCGACGTGATGGCCTCCGGTGCGATCCGGGTCCTGCGGGCGGCCGGGCGGCGGGTGCCGGAGGACGTCGCGGTGGTCGGCTTCGACGACGTCGAGTCCATCGCGGCCTGGACGGAACCGCCGCTCACCACGATCCGCCAGGAGATCGAGGAGATGGGGCGGCTGATGACCCGGCTGCTGCTGCGGCGGCTCAACGACCCGGGGGCCTCGGCGCCGTCGTCGGTGATCATTCCGACGGGGCTGGTGGTGCGGGAGTCGGCCTGA
- a CDS encoding DUF1684 domain-containing protein, whose amino-acid sequence MTDTAAEAWQRWTEARSAAAGAPHGPLALTGTHWLEPEPAEVPGLPGRWWAEDGAVCAELRAGDGVRIEGEPQESTGRVALRPDTDRHPQLAVLDGLRLVPIEREGELALRVFDPDAPARAAFAGIAVYPYAPDWAVPAVFTPFEDGAQALLVENADGRARPLTVTGQVAFTLAGQPHTLTVSGDGSAGGRLSGVIADGTSGRDTYRFRFVSLPAPDAQGRTVLDFNRAFLPPCAFADHFICPFPPPGNRLDVAVEAGERQVVTG is encoded by the coding sequence ATGACCGACACCGCAGCCGAAGCCTGGCAGCGCTGGACGGAGGCCCGGAGCGCCGCGGCCGGTGCGCCGCACGGCCCGCTGGCCCTGACCGGCACCCACTGGCTGGAGCCCGAACCCGCCGAGGTCCCCGGCCTGCCCGGCCGCTGGTGGGCCGAGGACGGCGCGGTCTGCGCCGAACTGCGCGCCGGGGACGGCGTCCGGATCGAGGGCGAGCCGCAGGAGTCGACCGGCCGGGTCGCGCTGCGGCCCGACACCGACCGGCACCCGCAGCTCGCCGTCCTGGACGGGCTGCGGCTGGTCCCGATCGAACGGGAGGGCGAGCTCGCCCTGCGGGTCTTCGACCCGGACGCCCCCGCCCGGGCCGCGTTCGCCGGCATCGCGGTCTACCCCTACGCCCCCGACTGGGCGGTGCCCGCGGTGTTCACGCCGTTCGAGGACGGCGCGCAGGCCCTGCTGGTGGAGAACGCGGACGGCCGGGCCCGGCCGCTCACCGTCACCGGGCAGGTCGCGTTCACGCTGGCCGGGCAGCCGCACACGCTGACCGTCAGCGGCGACGGCAGCGCGGGCGGGCGGCTCAGCGGCGTCATCGCGGACGGCACCAGCGGGCGGGACACCTACCGGTTCCGGTTCGTGTCGCTGCCCGCGCCGGACGCGCAGGGGCGCACCGTGCTGGACTTCAACCGGGCGTTCCTGCCGCCGTGCGCGTTCGCCGACCACTTCATCTGCCCGTTCCCGCCGCCCGGGAACCGGCTGGACGTCGCCGTCGAGGCGGGTGAGCGGCAGGTGGTCACGGGGTGA
- a CDS encoding TetR/AcrR family transcriptional regulator has protein sequence MNDTAPPPAPAADRLVEATRELLWERGYTGTSPKAIQQRAGAGQGSMYHHFTGKPDLALAAITRTAEELRALADALLSGPGTAVERVTAYLRRERDVLRGCPVGRLTQDPEVMADPVLRAPVEQTLGWLRGRLAEVLAEGRANGELPPSVDPSGTAATVVAVLQGGYVLARAAGDTAPFDQAVTGLITLLAPPA, from the coding sequence GTGAACGACACCGCACCCCCGCCCGCCCCCGCCGCGGACCGCCTGGTCGAGGCCACCCGCGAACTCCTCTGGGAACGCGGCTACACCGGCACCAGCCCCAAGGCCATCCAGCAGCGCGCGGGCGCCGGGCAGGGCAGCATGTACCACCACTTCACCGGCAAGCCGGACCTCGCGCTGGCCGCGATCACCCGCACCGCCGAGGAGCTGCGCGCCCTCGCCGACGCGCTGCTGTCCGGCCCGGGCACCGCCGTCGAACGGGTCACCGCCTACCTGCGCCGCGAGCGCGACGTACTGCGCGGCTGCCCGGTCGGGCGGCTCACCCAGGACCCGGAGGTGATGGCCGACCCGGTCCTGCGCGCCCCGGTCGAGCAGACCCTCGGCTGGCTGCGCGGCCGCCTCGCGGAGGTCCTCGCCGAGGGCCGGGCGAACGGGGAGCTCCCGCCGTCCGTCGACCCGTCCGGCACCGCCGCGACCGTGGTCGCCGTCCTCCAGGGCGGCTACGTCCTGGCCCGCGCGGCCGGCGACACCGCCCCCTTCGACCAGGCGGTCACCGGCCTGATCACCCTCCTCGCCCCACCCGCCTGA